CTTGGGTCTGCTCCGTAATGCCTAGAAAATCCGCTCATCAGCACCGCGGTGGCCCCCCTCCCATCTCCCAGTGTCTCAGCGAGCCACTTTTAACATGAGCTCACATGAGTTCTTTGAAAAGCAGGAACTGTTCAGACCCCCTGTCCTGTCTTAATTAGAAATTTACGAGGATTTGTCCCCTTCTTCCACCCCCACAGATGTCTGCATCGCCACAGCAATTTCCCTGCTCATGATTCTAATATGTGGGATGGCAACATATGGCGCATATAAGGTAAAACCGCGGTCCTTGGCTCTGAGCCTCCTGTGTATGCTGGTTTTTGCCTTATTTAACTTGTCAATTTCCCTGAATGAGATGTTTGACATAAACTGAAAGTGTTTAGTTCTCACAAAAAAGTGTGATCGTGACAGATGATGGAGAGGTGCgattctatttcttttttaccTTGTTAAgtgaaacatttacttttacgaCCCAGTTAGTCAGTGCAGTGAAATACCGTGTCATTTTTAGGTTACGTTCTGTTAAACAGCAGAGATTACCGTGTCTTTCCTGAAGTCCCGGGCTAGTTTATTATTAAAGATTTTATCCCGGGTAACAAACAAGAACACGTTTTTTAGCGCAAATGAGTCTCTAGAACCGCTTCCTAATATCTTTATTATAAAGGATATTCTTCTACGCAAATTGTACTTGTTGGCTGAAAACATGAGTTGTGCAAAAGACTGAGTTTTTGTTAATAGtgcagctggaacaaaaacgAGCGAatgcgcccacacacacacacacacacacacacacacacagcatcctcCTTCTCTACTGAATTAATGTTGTGATTGATTGTCTTTCACAGCAACACGCTGCATGGATTATTCCCTTCTTCTGCTACCAAATGTTTGATTTTGCCCTTAACACCTTGGTTGCAATTAGTGTTGTGGTCTACCCCAACACCATCCAGGACTACCTCCAGCAGCTGGTGAGTGAGTCCCCACCTGTCCTAAAAGCACTCTACTGCACCTCCAAGGTTCGAGGCTGGGAGATGGTCAAATGCAcctttctctcttctctccccccccccccaattcctTCCAGCCCGGGACTTTTCCATACAGGGAGGAGATCATGTCCACGAACAACGCGTGCCTAGTCTTCATCGTCCTCCTCTTCGTCGGCTCCATACTAGCCTTCAAGGTGAGCTCGAATGCCGCGGTTTCCTTTCCGTAATCCTCTTCTGGCAGCGCTGCCGACACGCGTCACGCATCGTCCCTGTCCATCTGTGGGAATTTGGTTCGGCCTCTAATTCCCGTAACCTCAAGCAATACCGACCCGTAGTTGGGAAATCCGACATAAAGCGGCCGGTGATCCTTGAAGAAAGATCTCAGTGTTCACATGAGACCCGAGCTCCAAAACCGCCGCAACGTTCCGCTTCCGTCAGAAGCGTTGTGCAGCCCGATTTAGTTCCGAGCGAGGATTTTCACGAGGGCACGGTGACGTGAGACGCAAAGGCTGCGTGTGCTGCGAAAGAGGGAACGTACAGCTTTTCCCCGACAATCTCGCACACCTCCAATCGAGACGGGCAATATGCGGTGTTTAAATGCTTCCGTGCTTCATATGTGCAAAAATGTTCACTTATAATTTTCAACCCAAACTGAATCAAAGGTGAAGAAAATGGGAACGGGAACCGCGACGGAGCCAGCGGCACAATGGCTGACGTGTCCCATTATGGCTCTGGAGGTTTCGGGTTCGACCAGCGGCCCCAGATTTGCTCATTTTCCCTGCTGGGATTCATAAAGTGCTgcctaaaatgtaatatatcgGAGTGGTACAGAACTATGTGACAATACTTGTTTTTAATCGTCCTGATAAAATttgaatgaaaactttaaatTAACACATGTGCTGCGCCTGGAActgttttacagtttgtttattATATTCATGTATTCCTCAACATGAATTCTATTTATCCATTCTAAGTATGAATGCTTTTCTCACTCTCTCACgaccggggggggggtccttgTTGCACAAACAtggtacagcctggacaggatgccactccatcacatgGCAGtcacactaagagcaattcagagtcactagTGTagctgaaatacatttctttggactgtgggaggaaaccagagcatctggggGAACTgccacaaacacagggaaaatacGCACACTCCATCTAGACCGAGCAGGCATTGAACCCCCTCTCGTCCACCTTCTCTGAGACACCTGCGCTACCTGTTGATGCACCGTGAACGTTCGCTTCGTGTTTAACGCTTCATTTGCAGCTGGCACGATACATGTGAAAAGCGACTATAACTGAAGGCGACTTCCCTCGGCAGGGTTACCTGATCTGGTGCGTGTGGAACTGCTACAGATACGTGAGGGGGCGGCGCAACAGCGAGGTCTTCGTGTACATCACCACCAACGACACGACGGTACGTTCCGTCGGGCCGTTGGGTTTCACGCCACAGCTTGGACACTCTGTCTCAGTGCCATAAGAGCCCAGGCCACCGGCGTGGAGAACTGTGGGTCAGCAAAGCGTCAACTTAATTTCCCACCTGTAGCAGAGCAGAGGTCCACGGGTGCAAATGGTTCGTCCGAGTTTCCCGACCTCTCCAAAGAACGTTCTAGAAGCTTGTGTTGAGGTCGTGTGCAGCTGTGGTGTAGAGGGGCATaaacctcacctcctgctgtaatccCCTAGAGCAGATCATTGACCTTTATCTGCACtcataaaaatgacccatctgtataaaagtgtaaatcatggtaagttttggagaaaagcagcagctctgtgaaTCAACTATAGATGAGTGAACTCGAAAAGTCTCCCTGCGGTGTTTGTGGAGCACAGCGGGGCCCCGAACCGAGTCCCAAGGGCGTGACCACAGGTGCTTTTCTCGAGGCTCAGTCTGCGGGGACTAATCCCGGCTCATCCCAGGTGTTCTCTCACCGCCCCATCCTGGGCAACGGTCAAATGGGATCAGAGAAATCTCCCGAAGGAGACGGGCCGCAGCGCGCAGGCGCCCATTGCGCACAGAGGCGTGGTTCCACGGTTTTACTGGTGTAACATCATGGGAtcccggggggggggacgaTGTCATTGGCTTCGCGCTTCAGGTTTAAGTCCGTGACAATTATACTTCCTTCTCTGCAGCCGTAAATGCGGCACGGTGCGAGCGAATGAAAAGGCAGGGAGAGGTTTCCAGAAAGAACTGATGGCACTtgcctgacctctgacctgacCTGTCCTCATATGACCCCCTTGACACGATGTCATCGGCGTCAGTGCCTCACGATCGCCTTTAGAGCCATTTTTCCGCAGATGGAGGGCTGCCCCCATTTCCCGCGTATCCGGCCGTGACAAAGCGAAGGCGTCTTCCGCGGCCCCGCGGGGTCAAGGGAGACGGGAACGAGCGGGCGGGGAGGGTTCGAGGCTCCCGCTCCAACCTGCCTCGGTGTCATTGTCGCTCTTGTTCACAGGTGCTGCTGCCTCCGTACGATGAGGTGGTGGCCGTCCCACCCAAGGAGTCCCCTTCACGCTGCGTCCCGGCGTGACGGACGTAAAAGAGACACCTGTCGACGCGACGTCCCTCCACGGTGTCCCCCAGGTGTCCCGCCGCTGCTCCAAACCCGTCTCATTTTCACTGAATAGCGGGTAAAAAACAAGCAACCCTGCGATCTACTAAGAGCACTTTTTACACCCCGCTGCCCTCTCTGTTCACTGAATGTAACGCGTGTcatatttttcttacttttataTGTGTATTGTGAGATTAAACCGAGAAAAATGCACTGCAACAATGTATTACAATGACCTGCACTTGTTTTGAATTCAATTCTATTCTATTCCATAAACCAGATGTGATACTTTTTTCCGCACCAGTCCTAAGAGAGGGAATTCCTTCTGAAAAGGTGCGTCATTGAACACGTCGAGGTCAAAGGAACAGCAATTACTGAAATCCGTGGCAAAGTAGCCATGAGGACAAATATATTCATACATCCTTACGTTTTCATAGACACTTATACACATTCAGTAGCGGCAGAAAATGTATCATTTGCAGCATCATTTTATAGGGTCCTCTTTCGAGCTCCATTCACAGCTGCTCTACCTGTGATCTTTCCCGCAAAGCCAATGGCAAGAAGCAGAGAGCTTCTCTTAGGGTGTTTAAAAGAGggctgtacaggtggtccccgatttacgacggggttacgttccgcgaaacccatcgtaagtcgaaaatattgcaagtcgaaaatgcatttaatacacctgacctagcgaacatcatagcctagaatacgtgcgatggccatcaCGGGCTTGTCGCCTTCGTGCTGGGCGactatcttgagtttctcctctaGAGTagctgccctcctcttcttcttcccaccagtagcaggagacacagatgggcgtttctgtgacgtTGCGGATGTTCAAACCCAAcgtagatgggggggggggatctatCTACATAGCGAccacgtggcagactgggagatgcggatcgctgccgctgcccagcatcgcaagagagcgTCGCTCCGCATACCcattgcccgggaaaaaaatcaaaattcgaagtccGGTTTCTACCGAtcgtctatcgccagctcgccattgtaaagtcgaaaaaatcataagtcgaggagcacCTGTACATTAATTCCAGCTACGGTTTGTGTTTAGGCTCAGTGTGGCAACTGTCCCTACGGCCGTTTCCCATACGGCCTCCACGCACGTCAGGTCATAGCTGCTTTCGCCGGACGGCggtgcttttttatttcatagcaAATTTACCATCTAACCGATTTGACCTGCTGAACTCtactgttgtgttttatttcttaataatAAAGGCACCATGATTTACCTCAATGCTGCGCGAAGGTCGTTTTTTAAATGCCGTAAGACCCCTCGTCCGCCGGGTCCCGCCACCGTTTACATGCTTAGCCCCCAGTGCCATGACAACGTTCGACAGGTGGGGGTCTCATCGGTCCTTAGAGCGATATAAGTGTCCGTCTCCACACCGCATAAGCAGGACACCTCCTGGGGCCCGAACGCGAAACGTTCCGGTTACAAGTTTGTGCCCTTGACCGCCGCGTTAACGTTGAAGGAAAGAAGCGCAAATAAAGGACTAAAATTAATGAGAATAAAGATACGTGCAACACAACGCAGGTTTTCACGCCACTATAAACCGAGATGCGTCCGTCCCCAGCATCCTCTGGCGCTGGGCCTACATAGTAATGCGCGTGCATCTGAACCGACCAGAAGGTCCGCACGATCGGGTTAGGTCTATCAGCCGGGCTCGGTGATACACATTCCCGAGGTCTGGAGAAGCGAAGATCTGCGTAACGGGGAAGGGCGTCCCGAAATGTGCGCTTCCTGCGATTCCAAGCAAATACGGGTAGTTGTGACAAAGATGCTGAAAATAGCATCGTGTAACCATTCAGCGACATAAAACCTTTATGGCCTTTTCATTTCGGTATTTCAGAATGTGGCAAAACGTATCCTATTGCTGACCGAGACCGGCTGATAATGCTGTAAAACACAACGTGCCTCTAAATAGATTGCAGCAACTGTTTATTGACACGTACGttatattttaaagtttgttGTATAAACGTAAAGAGTGTCTGACCATTGAGAAGATTGTTgaacaaatgaaagtaaatttgccataaatgcataaactgtgtctatatacagtgtgtgtgtgtgtgtgtatatatatgtatatagacaCAGGTAGGTTAAATTGACACAAAGAAACTTTTTGGCTTTGGTtatatacatgcacatatatatttatatacagttcgctccggcttgctgcgaccccgctcgggacaagcagttgttgacgcgGGTTGGTATAAAGTCATGGTTAAAGACAGCAGCGTCTCGATGTGCTGTACTGCTAATTAAAACAACAGACAAAACATTTTGGTAATTGTAACAATCAATTAGGTAACtacattttttgttctgaaactccttttttttttttttttttttttttacatgatttcCCACAAAGTGGAGGAACTAGGactgtatattttttcctccattacatttttttttttttttttgctaagctCATCTGCTGGAGTACCGGATAGCTTCTAAATTCCAGATGGATCGTATTTGACAAATGTTGTCCGGCAACGACGAGCTTCAAAAAAgccgcgcgcgcgtgtgtgtgtaggtgtatACGGACCCTGTCCCCCTAAATTTGTGCATAAATTGCACATAGAGCTATTTAGGTAGTTTACGCTGGCCGTAAAGCGACCGTACTGTATGAATGGAGCGTCTGCATCTGAGTTGTACACTGCTCTGGAGAACAGTGTGTGCTgcatgaataactgtaaaaatacatatgaTCCAGATGTGCtgggggaggtggaggtgagCTCAGCGTCTGGCCCAACCCCACAGTCCTCCACGGGATGTCTGGCAGAGAGGGATCAGCGAGGATTACCCGGCTGTCGCTCGGCACCGGGCGACCAGGGAGCCCAGCGTCGCCCGCTCCCGTCCGACGCGTGCTCGCCTAGCTCGCGCCCCTCTCCCGTGACTCGTCCGACCGGGTCGGCCATCGGGCCTCCTCTGGGACGCGGAGAAGGTCGGAGCAAGCGGTCAGGACGACGGAGAGCGGGCTCCTTCCACTGGGGGCTGCGCTGCCACTAACAATCTTAATTCTAGTTTACACAGCCAATAAATGCACCAGACATCTTCTCAGCAAATACATTCAAAATACAAATCATTTGATTCTTGTGAGAAGCGGTCATATTTTAGTCGTGGCAgacaataattacaaaaatgtagCGCTTCTGCTTATTCTTCGGTGTCACTAGTGTGtagttttatattgtaatttttttttttttttgcagctgaacCGAATAATAAGAGTCTTATGGATAAAACCAATAAGCACAAAATACTGCAAGATGCACCATTAAAagccatggtgtgtgtgtgtgtgtgtgtgtgtgtgtgcgtgcgcaagTGTGTTTTCCCAGCCAGTCGCAGAGCACGTGCCTCACGGGATGAACCTCTTTAATTTGACCCGACGAGGAGATGAGGAAAACTGGGGCGAAGGCCTGAAGAGCTCAAAGCAGCACGTGATTAAGGTCTGTTCTTCAGCTCATGGGCAGCTTTATATATAGATGTACTGTTCTGACCACAAAATTTTATTAGTCATAACACAGTTTGTACTGTCCacgcaaaaataaaatacaaactgtaaactttttaaaaatgatatacatctgtaaaaaaaaaaaaaaaaaaaagtatatatgtatttattagaTGAACCTGAATGTGCTATTTTGGCCACCAGAATGAAACGTGCACTGGtaatatttcaacatttcatatttagctTGAAAACAATGAATCagcaaaagaatgaaaacaaaagatacacacacacagtctgaagctgcttgtcccaagtggggtcacagcaaaccagagcctaacctggcaacacagggcacaagaccggagggggatggaacaccctggacgggacaccagtccatcgcaaggcaccccaagcaggactcgaaccccagacccaccagagagcaggcagaggccaaaactgctgcgccaccacgctccgCACAATAGCTCCACGTTGTCTGAATTAGTCCAGGAGTGTGAAGCTACACATTGGTACAGCTTTCCTGAAAAATCTATATCTTCCCTGAAATTTTGCAGCTCGCTGAATAAAGTGGAGCAGCGATTTCCCTTTTCGAACCTTTTCACAATATTCCATCGGTCAACGTTACAGAAAGCAGTCATTGAGCACAAGCACTTCTGCAGAGTATTGAAGTATAGAAACCAAAATGTCAAATCATTACATGTTTTGTGGCTCCATAACACTAAATAACATGATTACACATGACTTACTGAGCTTCGGccaagggattcaaacccatgaagTTTTAAATGGCCCTGAGGTCAGTAGTACTTCCAGAGACACTATATCCATCCCTACACCCACCTGGAGACACCATATTCATCCCTATACCTACCTGGAGACCCACGTGGAGACACTATATCAGTCCCTACACCCACCTGGAGACACTATATCCGTCCCTACGCCCATCTCGGACTCGCGGATCACAGCTACGCCGCAGCGTACGACCTCCTAACACCCTCATTATCCACATGTCACTGGCCTGCTTTTTAAGCAAACATAAAACGCAAATCCACAATAAATCAAGACTACAGGaactaaaagaaataaaaagttcaGAGCAACAGCCCgaaaaggaaagaggaaaatagGTGAATCAGTGGCTAAATTCACCGTAAGGCGCCCCGCTgccgtacatttacattaccttTACCACAGGCTACCACATATACTCACTCTGTAGAACAGAGCGCTAAATTCGCTCCTCGGTTGCCATAACAACAAGGAAGCGCAAAAACGATCTAATCGGGTGCGCTTAATATTTGGTCTTGGTGCCAACATGTACTGGTCACACAGAGAGGACTGGCACCTGTTTACCGGAACACGGTATGAGCAAGAAGGTCGCTGCCAACCGAGAAACGTTCACGCGCTCTAACTTTGAGATGTTGCCTGTTAAACAACGGACGAACGCTCACACAGATACTCCTGTAACGCAACGTCAACgtttatatatacgtatattttTTAACTaccaggaaggtgatgaggTCAATATTCCGATACGTTTATGCAGCTACCCGTgcgatgtacattggttcacgTGGCGGAAGGTAAGAAAgcgcactttagaatcacgcgtctgcatctccTTCGCcaaatgtaacgaacacatcgCATTTTCCGCGAGGcgaacgtcgctttggagaaaagcgtcgactaaataaatacacgtaaaGCAATGTAAATCACGTGCTTCTTTTCAGGGTAAAACTCTGCAGCGATTCATCATGTTTGCAGACCAAGCTTCCCTGAAGTCCAAGGGCTTTGATGAGAGAAAACGCACTGATGGATATTCCTGCGAAACACAAAAGCGCAGAGACACGCAAAAGAGGAAGCAAGCGTTCTTATTACGTTTATTCGTCGGGCCGGGAGAGCGCCGCTACTTCtcggcctgctgctgctggtccgGCATGCTCCTGATGATGTCCGAGTCGCCTGGAGCgagaggagaaggaaggagcaGCGCGTGAGCGAACTCGCCGACGCTCGCCATCCGATCGGACACGCGGAGACGCCGCCTGTATCCAACAGAGCAGGTATGAGGGAGAACAAGACAGGTGCCTGACGCGCAGTTGACGCGCCGCTGTTCATCTAGCCAACTTCTAGCCCCGATCAGAGCGCTGACTGGTACTGATGATCGGCACCGGTCCGGGCACCGCGGTACGGGTCGTATGGTACCCCACCCTTACAGCCTCGCACAGAgatcacgtgtgtgtgtgtgtggcagggcaGTAACACACGATTTTACAGTTACTGATGTTGTGTAACGCAGACACTTTCGCTGCAGAATCTCGATCATTCGCCCTAAATgggaatttgaaaaaaaaaagaaaagggcgGATATAACCGTCGGAGCCCGCGTGATGCGAGCTGCGTTTCAAAACCGACCGTTATTTATACTGGTTCCGTAATGGAAGAAAAAGCTATACAAACTTGCAGGTATTCATTTTCAACCCTCGTCGTTATTTCAGCGCCGTGAAAAGAAAGCCAAAAGCGTACGGAAATGACCCCCGGCGTTACGACACCGTCGCAGTTGAGCGTGCGGCCAACGAAGGGTTAAAAGACACCGGAGTCACACGATGGCGAAGGGTCTCGGGGTGGAGCGAGACGTTTCGAGGGACCGGCGTAAAAAAGGAGAGGCCTGGCAAACGGCCAAGTAAAGGACGCGGCTGTTTCACGTGGCAGGCGCGACTCGCGGCAAAAGGATGGGCCAGGGGTTCGAGACGGAAGCTCACCGGGGTCGATGATGGCCAGCGTGCACACTCTGTAGTACTTGCCGCACGCTGTGCCGAGCTCTATGTTGTTTCCGCTGTAGTGATGGACCCCGCTTTTGGCCAGCATGGCATAGTACTCGATTTCGGATTTCctagggggaggaaaaaaaaaaaacagagaacgGCTTCAGCCGAACTTTCCGAGCGTCTCGACAGTCACGTCCCGTTGCTGGGGCGGGTTTCCGAAAATTCAGCGCGCGGGGACGCAGCGGCTACAGGTGTGCCACTTGTGCGCGATCGGAAGCCCTGTGAAGAAGGCGTAGGGACactaggtggcgcagtggttacagctgttccACTTTAACTCGAAGGACGGTACTTCGAATGACACAAAGTCGCCGTCACTAATGCTGAAAACGTCACGTATAAATACCGCTGATAAAAcgacatttaacattttaacaaaacaccTGTTCTAGAAAACACGGTAAgatttgctcatttaaataGAGGCATAAGGGAGCTTGTTTactatttactgaaaatatttctccAAGTTCGTTCATGAGGTATGAGGAGGGTCACGGTCAGATATTTCCCTGCAATCTGATGGTTCCTGGATCAAATCCCGGTGCTGCTACAGTACTTTATCAcggtacatttacacttatttagcggacactttcttccaaagagacttacaccGCTAATCagttactctgatttacccatgtacacagcagggtcatttttagcAGAGCTTTTCacgggtacttcagcaggagggaAAGAGTGGATCTGGGTCCTTCAGGTTCAAAGACTGAGGCTCCAACCACGACCCTAAcaatttaccctgaactgacagaggGAAAGAATACCCTGCCAATCAAAGGAGTAAATCGCAGTAACGTTTCTTCTGGAGCATTAAGCTGCCTCACGCAAAGGCGTCCGCTAAATGAGTGAAGggtaataaatacagtataacgtGGAACTGACGCAAAAGGTACCGGTCAAGCGTAAGATTCGGCCTCAAGAGGATCACAAAGGTCTAAAGCTGCAGTGAGTTCCGGACTCAGCAGCACGAGGGGCCCTGGGTGTCCGGGCGAGGGGAGCGTGACCGGGCGAGAGGTGTGCGTCACCTCAGAGCAGGGCAGTTGTTTCCCAGGATGACCAGCTTGGCTTTGCCCTGGCGGATCATCTTCAGGGTCTGTTTGTAGCCC
This genomic interval from Scleropages formosus chromosome 23, fSclFor1.1, whole genome shotgun sequence contains the following:
- the laptm4b gene encoding lysosomal-associated transmembrane protein 4B isoform X2, whose amino-acid sequence is MISPWERWYSTRCCVCCHVRTGTIILGVWYMLINAVVLLILVTALSDPDKYHYHFTNSELGNDFDVMDDANVCIATAISLLMILICGMATYGAYKQHAAWIIPFFCYQMFDFALNTLVAISVVVYPNTIQDYLQQLPGTFPYREEIMSTNNACLVFIVLLFVGSILAFKVLLPPYDEVVAVPPKESPSRCVPA
- the laptm4b gene encoding lysosomal-associated transmembrane protein 4B isoform X1; translated protein: MISPWERWYSTRCCVCCHVRTGTIILGVWYMLINAVVLLILVTALSDPDKYHYHFTNSELGNDFDVMDDANVCIATAISLLMILICGMATYGAYKQHAAWIIPFFCYQMFDFALNTLVAISVVVYPNTIQDYLQQLPGTFPYREEIMSTNNACLVFIVLLFVGSILAFKGYLIWCVWNCYRYVRGRRNSEVFVYITTNDTTVLLPPYDEVVAVPPKESPSRCVPA
- the LOC108919215 gene encoding 60S ribosomal protein L30-like — protein: MVAAKKTKKSLESINSRLQLVMKSGKYVLGYKQTLKMIRQGKAKLVILGNNCPALRKSEIEYYAMLAKSGVHHYSGNNIELGTACGKYYRVCTLAIIDPGDSDIIRSMPDQQQQAEK